In bacterium, one genomic interval encodes:
- the gatC gene encoding Asp-tRNA(Asn)/Glu-tRNA(Gln) amidotransferase subunit GatC: protein MSITRSEVLHLAKLARLRLPDEEIAGLEKDLNAILAYFDQLQQVDVTGVEPMVHAVEGSNLLEDDVPHDCLSRDVALRDAPDRTAEFFRLPRVLG from the coding sequence GTGAGCATCACACGATCCGAGGTATTGCACCTGGCCAAGCTGGCCCGACTCCGGTTGCCTGACGAGGAAATCGCGGGACTTGAGAAGGACCTGAATGCCATTCTCGCGTACTTCGATCAGCTACAACAGGTGGATGTCACCGGTGTGGAGCCTATGGTCCATGCCGTAGAAGGCTCAAATCTGCTCGAGGATGACGTCCCGCATGACTGCCTGTCGCGGGACGTTGCGCTTCGTGATGCGCCGGATCGGACAGCCGAGTTCTTTCGTTTGCCCCGAGTTTTGGGCTAA